Proteins encoded together in one Salarchaeum sp. JOR-1 window:
- the dnaG gene encoding DNA primase DnaG: MEDTSKYLIHAEFTADGVIERSDVVGAAFGQTEGLLGDDLDIPDLQSSSKLGRIDVSVEHTEGRSTGTITIASSMDRVETAVLAAALEAVERIGPCRASVRVTDIEDVRAAKRREVKERAKELLATAFDDGVLDSEEILDEVRESAKEADITEYEELPAGPHVASSDAVVVVEGRADVKRLLRYGVKNAIAVEGTNVPAAVADLTRERTTTVFLDGDRGGDLIRRELEQVGDIDYVARAPDGESVEDLPREQVDAALRNKTPYASADTPTAVTDGSTETVPAPAEPQTDAPAEPAVGDTDTEACTAGEEVEADEPAVSKDASATESGRSAEPASMADLAADVAGSGEAYFFDGERAELAAVAADDVFDALVDADPVPALVVLDGAVTQRVLDVAAQRGVGRIVGTERGEYVKQPAAVRVHTVSELE; the protein is encoded by the coding sequence ATGGAAGACACCTCCAAATACCTCATCCACGCCGAGTTCACCGCCGACGGCGTCATCGAACGCAGCGACGTGGTCGGCGCGGCCTTCGGGCAGACCGAGGGCCTGCTGGGGGACGACCTGGACATCCCCGACCTCCAGAGCTCGTCGAAACTCGGCCGGATCGACGTGAGCGTCGAGCACACAGAGGGTCGTTCCACCGGCACGATCACCATCGCGTCCAGCATGGATCGCGTCGAGACCGCCGTCCTCGCCGCCGCGCTGGAGGCGGTCGAACGAATCGGTCCCTGTCGGGCGAGCGTGCGCGTCACGGACATCGAGGACGTGCGCGCGGCGAAGCGCCGCGAGGTGAAAGAACGCGCGAAGGAACTGCTCGCGACCGCGTTCGACGACGGCGTGCTCGACAGCGAGGAGATACTGGACGAGGTCCGGGAGTCCGCGAAGGAAGCCGACATCACGGAGTACGAGGAACTGCCGGCGGGGCCGCACGTCGCGTCCTCGGACGCGGTCGTCGTCGTGGAGGGCCGCGCGGACGTGAAGCGCCTCCTCCGGTACGGCGTGAAGAACGCGATCGCGGTCGAGGGCACGAACGTCCCGGCCGCGGTGGCCGACCTCACCCGGGAACGCACGACGACCGTCTTCCTCGACGGCGACCGCGGCGGCGACCTCATCCGCCGCGAACTCGAACAGGTCGGCGACATCGATTACGTCGCCCGCGCGCCCGACGGCGAGTCCGTCGAAGACCTCCCGCGCGAGCAAGTGGACGCCGCGCTCCGGAACAAGACGCCGTACGCGAGCGCCGACACCCCCACCGCGGTGACCGACGGCAGCACCGAAACCGTCCCCGCGCCCGCCGAACCGCAGACCGACGCGCCCGCCGAGCCCGCGGTCGGCGACACCGACACGGAGGCGTGCACGGCAGGCGAGGAGGTCGAGGCCGACGAACCGGCGGTATCGAAGGACGCCTCGGCGACGGAATCCGGTCGCTCGGCCGAGCCGGCGTCGATGGCGGATCTCGCGGCCGACGTTGCGGGGTCGGGGGAGGCGTACTTCTTCGACGGCGAACGCGCGGAACTCGCGGCGGTCGCGGCGGACGACGTGTTCGACGCGCTCGTGGACGCCGACCCGGTGCCGGCGCTGGTCGTGCTGGACGGTGCAGTGACCCAGCGCGTGCTGGACGTTGCGGCGCAGCGCGGCGTCGGCCGAATCGTCGGGACAGAGCGCGGTGAGTACGTGAAACAGCCCGCGGCCGTCCGCGTGCACACGGTTTCCGAGTTAGAGTAA
- a CDS encoding MFS transporter codes for MLDRIPVGAFHRRLLAICGTAWAFDGMEVILISFTLPVLLDAWSLSGLTAGLLGSASLMGMVAGNWGWGYVADQYGRKPAFQWTVLTYAVFAGLTALAVGFYSGFALRFLTGVGLGGALAVDTSYLSEHLPTNRRGRYLVYLDAFWPLGYGLAVGLAWFFLAFLPSGGTVSVPVFGAVEGWRLLFAASAVPGLLVFVIRTQLSETPYYLARTGDVEAANDRLRAIAEENGEDVRLIDADDVTPMDSPGFGRLFEADIRLQTVMISAAWFAINFGYYGVFIWLPQTFGASGTVPALSVAGLTFSGIYVYFLLIALVQFPGYASAAYLVEKVGRKLTLGTYLLASGAFTFVFASAMPGAGFGLGLSGFWPFFLALLASSFFTLGAWGAIYAYTPELFPTEARATGNGFAGGVGKIAAVIGPILAGALVDVGYLVALTPLAVAFALGGLVVLLFGRETKGEPLT; via the coding sequence GTGTTAGACAGGATTCCCGTCGGTGCGTTCCACCGCCGCCTCCTCGCCATCTGCGGGACGGCGTGGGCGTTCGACGGCATGGAAGTCATCCTCATCAGCTTCACCCTCCCCGTCCTCCTCGACGCGTGGAGCCTCAGCGGCCTCACCGCGGGCCTCCTCGGCTCCGCGAGCCTCATGGGCATGGTCGCCGGGAACTGGGGCTGGGGGTACGTCGCCGACCAGTACGGCCGCAAACCCGCGTTCCAGTGGACCGTCCTCACGTACGCCGTGTTCGCCGGCCTCACCGCGCTCGCCGTCGGCTTCTACAGCGGGTTCGCCCTCCGCTTTTTGACCGGCGTCGGCCTCGGCGGCGCGCTCGCCGTCGACACCTCCTACCTCTCCGAACACCTCCCCACGAACCGCCGCGGCAGGTACCTGGTGTACCTCGACGCGTTCTGGCCGCTCGGCTACGGCCTCGCCGTCGGCCTCGCGTGGTTCTTCCTCGCCTTCCTCCCCTCGGGCGGCACCGTCTCAGTCCCCGTGTTCGGCGCAGTGGAAGGGTGGCGGCTCCTGTTCGCCGCCTCGGCGGTTCCTGGCCTCCTCGTGTTCGTCATCCGAACCCAGCTCTCGGAGACCCCCTACTACCTCGCACGCACGGGCGACGTGGAGGCGGCGAACGACCGCCTGCGCGCCATCGCCGAGGAGAACGGCGAGGACGTACGGCTCATCGACGCGGACGACGTGACGCCGATGGACTCGCCCGGGTTCGGCCGGCTGTTCGAGGCCGACATCCGCCTGCAGACCGTGATGATCTCGGCGGCGTGGTTCGCCATCAACTTCGGGTACTACGGCGTGTTCATCTGGCTCCCGCAGACGTTCGGCGCGAGCGGCACCGTCCCCGCGCTCTCCGTCGCGGGCCTGACGTTCAGCGGTATCTACGTCTACTTCCTCCTCATCGCGCTCGTCCAGTTCCCCGGGTACGCGAGCGCCGCCTACCTCGTCGAGAAGGTCGGCCGGAAGCTCACGCTCGGCACCTACCTGCTCGCGTCCGGCGCGTTCACGTTCGTGTTCGCGAGCGCGATGCCGGGCGCGGGCTTCGGCCTCGGCCTCAGCGGGTTCTGGCCCTTCTTCCTCGCGCTCCTCGCGTCCTCCTTCTTCACGCTCGGCGCGTGGGGCGCGATTTACGCGTACACGCCCGAACTCTTCCCAACGGAAGCCCGGGCGACCGGGAACGGGTTCGCGGGCGGCGTCGGGAAGATCGCGGCCGTCATCGGCCCGATTCTCGCGGGCGCGCTCGTCGACGTCGGCTACCTCGTCGCGCTCACGCCGCTCGCCGTGGCGTTCGCGCTCGGCGGCCTCGTCGTCCTCCTCTTCGGGCGTGAGACGAAGGGCGAACCCCTGACATAA
- a CDS encoding PadR family transcriptional regulator has product MSRWLQSGLRRDVCITIAGLDDPTVSGVKRALEKRYESRVRPKTFHGAIDALESQGLVERTPDGAHERVSLTETGAADVREQFEWMSETLAD; this is encoded by the coding sequence ATGTCTCGATGGTTGCAGTCGGGGTTGCGGCGGGACGTCTGCATCACTATCGCCGGGTTGGACGACCCGACGGTGAGCGGCGTGAAGCGCGCGCTGGAGAAGCGCTACGAGAGCCGGGTGCGGCCGAAGACGTTCCACGGCGCTATCGACGCCCTCGAATCGCAGGGGTTGGTGGAGCGGACGCCGGACGGCGCGCACGAGCGCGTGTCGCTCACGGAGACGGGGGCGGCGGACGTGCGCGAGCAGTTCGAGTGGATGTCCGAGACGCTCGCCGATTGA
- a CDS encoding type IV pilin: MIIVDLSSSRGVSPAIGTILMVAVVVVLAATISVFALGFLNDLNQPAPMVAQSSGDLVYDRPGSNDQIVRLTHVAGDDLAVSELEIVVDATDACGKESRIVSLPTNTLGSANYNGDDIFAYYSPDGGQLDTSADGTWSAGGTATFRIASSECEINEGDTITIRVVHTPTNSVIIKETLTAT; the protein is encoded by the coding sequence ATGATCATCGTGGACTTGTCGTCGTCTCGGGGCGTTTCACCGGCCATCGGAACAATCCTGATGGTCGCGGTCGTGGTCGTCCTCGCCGCGACAATATCCGTGTTCGCGCTTGGGTTCCTCAACGACCTCAATCAACCCGCCCCTATGGTCGCTCAATCGAGCGGAGACCTCGTCTACGACCGGCCGGGGTCGAATGACCAGATCGTCCGACTCACCCACGTCGCCGGCGACGATTTAGCCGTATCCGAGTTGGAAATCGTCGTGGATGCAACCGACGCCTGTGGGAAAGAATCCCGAATCGTGTCTCTCCCGACGAACACGCTCGGGTCGGCGAATTATAACGGGGACGATATCTTTGCCTACTACAGTCCGGACGGCGGACAACTCGACACGAGTGCGGACGGAACGTGGAGTGCTGGCGGAACTGCCACCTTCCGAATTGCGAGCAGCGAGTGCGAAATCAACGAGGGGGATACAATAACGATCCGCGTCGTTCACACTCCGACAAACTCGGTCATAATTAAGGAGACGCTGACCGCGACGTAG
- a CDS encoding DUF6293 family protein, which yields MQTHVIPVGFDYDRLIAPLVRDRLDVDRVVLLEGAVGSEANVEYSQHLAEKLEQDFENLLGAETDRVAVSDVYDYDAAFAQAFDLIAEELDSGGEVWVNIASMPRTVSFAFATAAHSLAVEREEDRSRIHTYYTAPEKYLETELAEELRREIDLLSDLDTGDVDDDRIAERVESARALLDEFDERGTTIGAKEIDGRHVVEIPVASFSNVKPFEELVLFTLGEHGEFASVSDLAETLASDLGEEYTDSFRSKVIYNVDRLGPGGKGYIEQEREGKSHRTRLSRIGELWVRAHEND from the coding sequence ATGCAGACGCACGTCATCCCGGTCGGGTTCGACTACGACCGGCTCATCGCGCCGCTCGTCCGCGACCGCCTCGACGTCGATAGGGTGGTGCTCCTGGAGGGCGCGGTGGGGAGCGAGGCGAACGTCGAGTACTCCCAGCACCTCGCGGAGAAACTCGAACAGGACTTCGAGAACCTCCTCGGCGCGGAGACCGACCGCGTCGCCGTGAGCGACGTGTACGACTACGACGCCGCGTTCGCGCAGGCGTTCGACCTCATCGCCGAGGAACTCGACTCCGGCGGCGAGGTCTGGGTGAACATCGCCTCGATGCCGCGCACCGTCTCCTTCGCGTTCGCGACCGCCGCGCACTCGCTCGCCGTCGAACGCGAGGAAGACCGCTCGCGCATCCACACCTACTACACGGCCCCCGAGAAGTACCTCGAAACCGAACTCGCCGAGGAACTCCGGCGGGAAATCGACCTGCTCTCGGACCTCGACACGGGCGACGTGGACGACGACCGCATCGCCGAGCGCGTCGAGAGCGCGCGCGCCCTCCTCGACGAGTTCGACGAACGCGGCACCACCATCGGCGCGAAGGAAATCGACGGCCGGCACGTCGTCGAAATCCCCGTCGCCTCCTTCTCGAACGTCAAGCCCTTCGAGGAACTCGTGCTGTTCACGCTCGGCGAGCACGGCGAGTTCGCGAGCGTCAGCGACCTCGCCGAAACTCTCGCCAGCGATTTGGGCGAGGAGTACACGGACTCCTTCCGCTCGAAAGTCATCTACAACGTCGACAGACTCGGGCCGGGCGGGAAGGGCTACATCGAACAGGAACGCGAGGGCAAATCCCACCGCACTCGCTTATCGCGTATCGGCGAACTCTGGGTGCGCGCCCACGAGAACGACTAA